In the genome of Drosophila subpulchrella strain 33 F10 #4 breed RU33 chromosome 2L, RU_Dsub_v1.1 Primary Assembly, whole genome shotgun sequence, one region contains:
- the LOC119547986 gene encoding uncharacterized protein LOC119547986, with protein MPCIFNPGYIGPDPPCCDPDCLEEGHCTVPECGVCPESQLPRCNPAPEPKKKAEQTAPEQKPQKK; from the coding sequence ATGCCTTGCATATTTAATCCCGGTTACATTGGACCCGATCCGCCCTGCTGCGACCCGGATTGCCTGGAGGAGGGGCACTGCACGGTTCCGGAGTGCGGGGTCTGTCCGGAGTCCCAGCTACCCCGTTGCAATCCCGCCCCGGAGCCAAAAAAGAAGGCGGAGCAGACGGCACCGGAACAGAAGCCCCAGAAGAAGTGA
- the LOC119548178 gene encoding uncharacterized protein LOC119548178 translates to MVYLSRPWTPAMNPFYIGPYPRCAVCPCDFDIYKGYTPGGWHSQCYHSY, encoded by the coding sequence ATGGTCTATTTAAGTCGCCCTTGGACCCCTGCCATGAATCCTTTCTACATTGGCCCTTATCCCAGATGCGCTGTTTGTCCGTGTGACTTTGACATTTATAAAGGATACACTCCCGGAGGCTGGCATAGTCAATGTTATCACAGCTATTAA
- the LOC119547409 gene encoding uncharacterized protein LOC119547409: METVHTAIGVASVVAMLLVVTHSLKQLGGRVLEQTREPISDLVTRGGPVADQLTAVEGETPLVEGDRMDGACSVVQSIGGKACALVGPLLPKLGSDRKSGDSTAEEEKAKNDSEPAAAKRETPPAADPPEEE, from the coding sequence ATGGAAACAGTGCACACGGCCATCGGGGTGGCGAGCGTAGTGGCCATGCTTTTGGTGGTTACCCACTCGCTAAAGCAGTTGGGTGGCCGGGTGCTGGAACAAACCCGTGAACCGATCTCCGACCTTGTGACCCGGGGCGGTCCGGTGGCCGATCAGCTGACGGCCGTCGAGGGCGAAACTCCCTTGGTCGAAGGCGATCGCATGGATGGCGCCTGTTCCGTGGTCCAGAGTATTGGAGGCAAGGCATGTGCCTTGGTTGGACCTCTGTTGCCCAAGTTGGGGAGCGATCGCAAGTCCGGCGACTCCACGGCAGAGGAGGAAAAGGCCAAAAATGACTCGGAGCCGGCAGCTGCGAAACGGGAAACACCGCCTGCGGCAGATCCACCGGAAGAGGAGTAA
- the LOC119547410 gene encoding male-specific sperm protein Mst84Da gives MVLMLCCSFDPFYVGPCPPGCLAPLMGGTPYCGCGPCGGCSPCCGCGPCGGCSSCPCGW, from the coding sequence ATGGTTCTGATGCTCTGCTGCAGTTTCGATCCCTTCTATGTGGGACCCTGCCCACCCGGCTGCCTGGCTCCTCTGATGGGAGGAACTCCATACTGTGGTTGTGGTCCCTGTGGTGGCTGCAGTCCCTGCTGTGGTTGTGGTCCCTGTGGTGGTTGCAGCTCGTGTCCTTGCGGCTGGTAA
- the LOC119547804 gene encoding putative protein TPRXL — translation MGDKPKRCVRWNLKMDSSTSSSSSSSDSLSSGDSSSSSTESDPSFRPSRIIVLFPTVSSSSRSSSPDSNEPSTSTGIRGGCGRIPSSPDSNEPSTSTGIRGGCGRISSSPDSNEPSTSTGIRGGCGRIPKSKNSGGGPPNKRAKSGAAEASSSTTEPYNCPVCLEDVRRNAPVSTTCGHIFCRRCFLRVIRATSKCPMCGINSPEYHRVYM, via the coding sequence ATGGGAGATAAACCAAAACGCTGCGTGCGCTGGAATCTAAAAATGGATTCTTCAACGAGCTCTTCTTCTTCGAGCAGTGATTCGTTGTCCAGCGGCGATTCTTCGTCGAGCAGCACCGAATCGGATCCGTCGTTCCGCCCAAGTCGCATTATAGTCTTGTTTCCAACGGTTTCCTCAAGCTCAAGATCGAGCAGTCCGGACTCCAACGAACCCTCGACATCCACGGGAATACGTGGAGGTTGTGGACGAATCCCGAGCAGTCCGGACTCCAACGAACCCTCGACATCCACGGGAATACGTGGAGGTTGTGGACGAATTTCGAGCAGTCCGGACTCCAACGAACCCTCGACATCCACGGGAATACGTGGAGGTTGTGGACGAATTCCGAAAAGCAAGAATTCTGGAGGCGGTCCGCCGAACAAACGGGCCAAATCTGGTGCCGCAGAGGCCTCGAGCTCCACCACCGAGCCCTACAACTGTCCCGTGTGcctggaagatgtgcgtcgtAACGCACCGGTGTCCACCACATGTGGCCATATTTTCTGCAGGCGCTGCTTTCTGCGTGTCATTAGAGCTACGTCAAAGTGCCCGATGTGCGGTATTAACTCACCTGAATATCATCGAGTTTACATGTAA